In Shewanella sp. MR-4, the genomic stretch AGCTGTCTAAACGTGGGATCAGTGCCGAAGTCTTTCATGGCGATAAGGCGCAAGGCGCGCGGACTCGGGTGCTCGATGGCTTTAAAAGTGGCGACATCAGTGTGCTGATTGCGACCGATATCGCAGCCCGCGGTATTGATATTGATAAACTCCCAGTGGTGATTAACTTCGATTTGCCAAGAAGTCCGGCCGATTATATGCACCGTATTGGCCGTAGCGGCCGCGCGGGAGAGGCGGGTTTGGCGGTGACCTTGATTTCCCATGAGGAATATCACCACTTCGGTGTGATTGAGAAGAAAAACAAAATCAAGCTTGAACGAGAACAAGTCCCGGGGTTTGAAGCGAATGCCGAAATGCCGCTCGAAGTGTTAGCGCAGGAAAAACCTCAAGCCAAGCCCGAAGGCACCGGCAAGAAAAAGCGTAAGCAGTTACCCGCGGCGAACCTTGAATTTTGGGGTAAAAAGTCTTAATTCTTTGGACGTGAGTTATGCTTAGTGCATCTCATGTCCCTTCGCATCTGGTTTGTGGGAGCAGTATGCAGCATCTATTTTGGTTAGTTGAAGGCAAGATAGCGGGCCGAAGTGGCCCCAATAAGGATCCTTGGGATTTAGCCGAGCTAAAGACTTCAGGGATCCGCGCCGTATTATCCGTTAATGGCGGAGAGGGCTGTGAGCCAGGCAGTTTTAAGCACCATGGACTGCGTTATGAATGCATTCCTTTTTCCCGCAATGTACCGCCGCAGGAAGGGGATGTCGCTATTTGTGTTGCCCAACTGCCACGGGCATTGGCCTTTATTCAAGAATGCGAAGCCGATAACTTGCCCGTGTTAATCCATTGCCGTTCGGGCAAAGACCGCACTGGACTTATCATGGCCTATTACTTGATGGCTAATGGCGCTGCGC encodes the following:
- a CDS encoding dual specificity protein phosphatase family protein, with the translated sequence MQHLFWLVEGKIAGRSGPNKDPWDLAELKTSGIRAVLSVNGGEGCEPGSFKHHGLRYECIPFSRNVPPQEGDVAICVAQLPRALAFIQECEADNLPVLIHCRSGKDRTGLIMAYYLMANGAAPLHAVSQVRSIRDIAFTAEGWDQFAFDVLYALQD